One segment of Agromyces albus DNA contains the following:
- a CDS encoding M56 family metallopeptidase, translating into MLVVAASLGALAFALAWPIPVALSRASWPARSPAVAVALWQAIALAGGLSMIGCLVAFGAAPAGSLLAAAAQLLPRLVIGPIPPGFGLLQLAALALAVLLAVHLALNLVSTAVRAERERRRQHQLIDVLSDPLPGQPHTRVLAHSVPFAYCVPGIRTATVLTAGLVDALDDDELAAVITHERAHLDQFHHLVLLAFRAWHSALPWFPIANRAERSVAWLTEMLADDRARREVGADPLRRAIERVGSQGELGAYADAGGVSPDAAMLDARLARLGSDRGEPAFGLRAAVVAASAALVALPVAAMLGILL; encoded by the coding sequence GTGCTCGTCGTCGCGGCATCGCTCGGCGCGCTGGCCTTCGCCCTCGCCTGGCCGATCCCCGTCGCCCTCTCCCGTGCCTCGTGGCCCGCCCGGTCCCCCGCGGTCGCCGTCGCGCTGTGGCAGGCGATCGCCCTCGCGGGCGGCCTGTCGATGATCGGATGCCTCGTCGCCTTCGGAGCCGCGCCGGCGGGCTCCCTGCTCGCCGCCGCCGCACAGCTCCTCCCGCGTCTCGTCATCGGGCCCATCCCGCCGGGTTTCGGCCTCCTACAGCTCGCCGCGCTCGCACTCGCGGTCCTGCTCGCCGTGCACCTCGCGTTGAATCTCGTGTCGACCGCGGTGCGGGCCGAGCGCGAACGGCGCCGGCAGCACCAGCTGATCGACGTGTTGAGCGACCCGCTGCCCGGCCAGCCGCACACGCGGGTGCTGGCCCACTCCGTGCCGTTCGCGTACTGCGTGCCCGGCATCCGCACCGCCACCGTGCTCACCGCCGGGCTCGTCGATGCGCTCGACGACGACGAGCTCGCCGCGGTCATCACACATGAGCGAGCCCACCTCGACCAATTCCATCACCTCGTGCTCCTGGCCTTCCGTGCCTGGCACAGCGCACTCCCCTGGTTCCCGATCGCGAATCGCGCTGAGCGCTCCGTGGCATGGCTCACTGAGATGCTCGCCGACGATCGCGCTCGGCGCGAAGTGGGCGCCGATCCGCTCCGGCGAGCCATCGAACGAGTCGGCAGCCAGGGCGAGCTCGGCGCCTACGCCGACGCGGGCGGGGTGAGTCCCGATGCCGCGATGCTCGACGCGCGGCTCGCCCGGCTGGGATCCGATCGCGGCGAGCCGGCGTTCGGCCTGCGCGCGGCGGTGGTCGCGGCATCCGCCGCGCTCGTCGCTCTTCCCGTCGCCGCAATGCTCGGAATCCTCCTCTAG
- the nrdR gene encoding transcriptional regulator NrdR codes for MYCPFCRHPDSRVIDSRTSDDGLSIRRRRQCPECGRRFSTTETASLVVIKRSGVVEPFSREKVVLGVKKACQGRPVTDSDLAVLAQKVEETIRSTGASQIEANDIGLAILPPLRELDEVAYLRFASVYQAFESLDDFDAAIGQLRAEHGRLPARPVE; via the coding sequence ATGTACTGTCCGTTCTGCCGTCACCCCGATTCCCGTGTCATCGACTCGCGCACGAGCGACGACGGGCTCTCGATCCGTCGCCGTCGGCAGTGCCCCGAGTGCGGGCGGCGGTTCTCGACCACCGAGACGGCGAGTCTCGTCGTGATCAAGCGCAGTGGGGTGGTCGAGCCGTTCAGCCGCGAGAAGGTCGTGCTCGGCGTCAAGAAGGCCTGCCAGGGGCGACCCGTCACCGACTCAGACCTCGCCGTGCTCGCGCAGAAGGTCGAGGAGACCATCCGTTCGACGGGCGCATCGCAGATCGAGGCGAACGACATCGGTCTCGCCATCCTGCCGCCGCTCCGCGAACTCGACGAGGTGGCCTACCTTCGGTTCGCGAGCGTGTACCAGGCCTTCGAGTCGCTCGACGACTTCGACGCCGCCATCGGGCAGTTGCGCGCCGAGCACGGCCGGCTTCCGGCCCGCCCGGTCGAGTGA
- a CDS encoding BlaI/MecI/CopY family transcriptional regulator gives MASLGELERSVMELLWNNDAALTANELRDRLAERGEGAARAVATTTVLTVLSRLERKGFVSRARDVRPHRYRALLSREEHTAELMHEVLDRASDRDAALARFVGSVSDGEAAILRRLLDEHTHS, from the coding sequence ATGGCGAGTCTCGGTGAACTGGAGCGCTCCGTGATGGAGCTCTTGTGGAACAACGACGCCGCCCTCACCGCCAACGAGTTGCGCGACCGTCTCGCCGAGCGCGGCGAGGGGGCGGCGCGGGCCGTAGCGACCACGACGGTGCTCACCGTGCTCTCACGACTCGAGCGCAAGGGCTTCGTCTCCCGGGCACGCGACGTGCGTCCCCACCGCTACCGTGCGCTCCTCAGCCGCGAAGAGCACACGGCCGAGCTCATGCACGAGGTGCTCGACCGCGCGAGCGACCGCGACGCCGCGCTCGCCCGCTTCGTCGGCTCGGTGAGCGACGGCGAAGCCGCCATCCTCCGGCGCCTGCTCGACGAGCACACCCACAGCTGA
- a CDS encoding DedA family protein — MNEILDWILDTVQSVDPIARTLLAGVGILLETSVLIGLVVPGDTVVLVASTAVGSVVEYFALIVTVILGALAGETIGFGLGRWFGPHLLHSRLGRRIGEHNWHRAQRYLDRRGGPAVFISRFLPVLHSLVPLTVGMSTMRYRRFLAWTVPACVVWSFAYVSVGSLAAGGYRELSRELHWAGYLFVGVIAIFLLGVWGVKKLLMRSEAKHMAEAAAPAEGPDAAASDPSNLDANR; from the coding sequence ATGAACGAGATCCTCGACTGGATCCTCGACACCGTGCAGAGCGTCGATCCCATCGCCCGCACCCTGCTCGCGGGCGTCGGCATCCTCCTCGAGACCTCAGTGCTCATCGGGCTCGTCGTGCCGGGCGACACCGTCGTGCTCGTCGCCTCGACGGCGGTCGGGAGCGTCGTCGAGTACTTCGCCCTCATCGTCACCGTCATCCTCGGCGCACTCGCCGGCGAGACCATCGGCTTCGGGCTCGGACGGTGGTTCGGGCCTCACCTCCTGCACTCGCGGCTCGGCCGGCGGATCGGCGAGCACAACTGGCACCGGGCCCAGCGCTATCTCGATCGCCGCGGCGGACCCGCGGTCTTCATCTCGCGCTTCCTGCCCGTGCTGCATTCGCTCGTGCCGCTCACCGTCGGCATGAGCACGATGCGCTACCGGCGCTTCCTCGCATGGACCGTGCCCGCTTGCGTCGTATGGTCATTCGCCTACGTCAGTGTCGGCTCGCTCGCCGCAGGCGGTTACCGTGAGCTCAGCCGTGAGCTGCACTGGGCCGGCTACCTCTTCGTCGGCGTGATCGCGATCTTCCTTCTCGGCGTCTGGGGCGTGAAGAAGCTCCTCATGCGCTCGGAAGCCAAGCACATGGCGGAGGCCGCGGCACCCGCCGAGGGGCCGGATGCCGCGGCATCCGACCCCTCGAATCTCGACGCGAACCGCTAG
- a CDS encoding quinone-dependent dihydroorotate dehydrogenase, with amino-acid sequence MYRLLFSLFLSRMDPEDAHHLAFRLIQRLPAIGLGRLVERFTAPDPALRVEALGLRFPSPFGVAAGFDKDGFAVRGLGQLGFGHVEVGTITAVAQPGNPRPRLFRLPADRALVNRMGFNNGGADAAAGRLSRLSRRTDRPVLGVNIGKSRVTPVDEAVADYERSARVLAPFADYLVVNVSSPNTPGLRGLQELDALTPLLESVKLAAGQTPLLVKIAPDLADDEVVRICDLVVSLGLDGMVATNTTIAREGLKAPASAVEEIGAGGLSGAPLAARSLAVLRLIRDRVPAELCVVSVGGVETAADVQDRLDAGATLVQGYTAFIYRGPLWARHVNRGLLRFRRNRAAMASSRAA; translated from the coding sequence ATGTATCGACTTCTCTTCTCCCTCTTCCTCTCGCGCATGGATCCCGAAGACGCGCACCACCTGGCGTTCCGGCTCATCCAGCGGCTCCCGGCGATCGGTCTCGGCCGGCTCGTCGAACGGTTCACCGCTCCCGATCCGGCACTTCGTGTCGAGGCGCTCGGGCTTCGGTTCCCATCGCCGTTCGGCGTCGCCGCGGGCTTCGACAAAGACGGCTTCGCCGTGCGCGGGCTTGGCCAGCTCGGCTTCGGCCATGTCGAGGTCGGCACCATCACGGCGGTCGCACAGCCCGGCAATCCACGCCCGAGGCTGTTCCGGCTCCCAGCCGATCGCGCGCTCGTGAACCGCATGGGGTTCAACAACGGCGGTGCGGATGCCGCAGCCGGGCGGCTCTCGCGCCTGTCGCGCCGCACCGATCGACCGGTGCTCGGCGTGAACATCGGCAAGAGCCGCGTGACACCGGTCGACGAGGCCGTCGCCGACTACGAGCGCAGCGCGCGCGTGCTCGCGCCGTTCGCCGACTACCTCGTGGTCAACGTGAGCTCCCCGAACACGCCGGGCCTGCGCGGCCTGCAGGAGCTCGACGCGCTCACGCCTCTGCTCGAGTCGGTGAAGCTCGCTGCGGGGCAGACCCCGTTGCTCGTGAAGATCGCGCCCGATCTCGCCGATGACGAGGTCGTGCGCATCTGCGATCTCGTCGTGAGTCTGGGGCTCGACGGCATGGTCGCCACGAACACCACGATCGCTCGCGAAGGCCTGAAGGCGCCGGCATCCGCGGTCGAGGAGATCGGTGCGGGCGGCCTGTCGGGCGCCCCCCTCGCGGCTCGATCGCTCGCCGTGCTCCGGCTGATCCGCGACCGCGTGCCGGCCGAGCTCTGCGTCGTTTCGGTCGGGGGCGTCGAGACGGCGGCCGACGTGCAGGACCGCCTCGACGCCGGCGCCACGCTCGTGCAGGGCTACACCGCGTTCATCTACCGCGGTCCGCTCTGGGCGCGGCACGTGAATCGAGGGCTGCTTCGGTTCCGTCGCAACCGTGCCGCAATGGCGTCATCGCGGGCGGCCTAG
- a CDS encoding ABC transporter permease, whose protein sequence is MNLFLDALAWLFDPAQWSGSGSISQRIGEHLWISLVVLLIASAIALPVGAIIGHSGQGRELAIRVSGGLRALPTLGVLTLFGLWIGIGLSAPILALVILAIPPLLAGAYAGFESVDRHTIDAARAVGMRESQIVGKVELPLGMPILVGGIRSATLQIIATATLAAFIADAGLGRFIFEGLKIRDYGEMLGGSILVIVLAIVVDGCFAVTQRLVVPAGVRATRSSELRSGPARPRAVVGHAINEGNQ, encoded by the coding sequence ATGAACCTCTTCCTCGACGCCCTGGCGTGGCTCTTCGACCCGGCCCAGTGGAGCGGGTCGGGCAGCATCTCGCAGCGCATCGGCGAGCACTTGTGGATCTCCCTCGTCGTGCTCCTCATCGCGTCGGCCATCGCCCTGCCGGTGGGTGCGATCATCGGTCACAGCGGCCAGGGCCGCGAGCTCGCCATCAGGGTCTCGGGCGGGCTCCGCGCGCTTCCCACGCTCGGCGTGCTCACGCTCTTCGGCCTCTGGATCGGCATCGGGCTGTCGGCGCCGATCCTCGCCCTCGTCATCCTCGCGATCCCGCCGCTCCTCGCCGGCGCGTATGCGGGGTTCGAGTCGGTCGACCGGCACACCATAGACGCGGCGCGGGCGGTCGGCATGCGTGAGAGCCAGATCGTCGGCAAGGTCGAGCTGCCGCTCGGGATGCCGATCCTCGTCGGAGGCATCCGCTCGGCGACGCTCCAGATCATCGCCACGGCGACGCTCGCCGCGTTCATCGCCGATGCAGGGCTCGGCCGGTTCATCTTCGAGGGCCTGAAGATCCGGGACTACGGCGAGATGCTCGGCGGCTCCATCCTCGTCATCGTGCTCGCGATCGTCGTCGACGGATGCTTCGCCGTCACCCAACGCCTCGTGGTGCCCGCCGGAGTGCGGGCCACGAGGTCATCAGAGCTCCGCTCGGGGCCGGCCCGGCCACGAGCGGTCGTGGGACACGCCATCAATGAAGGGAATCAGTAG
- a CDS encoding App1 family protein: MPASSPTPAGSVERQVRHRAARLEDWVHEVRERWARRRGQVPTIVPYTGYGSTDWVRIFCRVLLSRPVDPNEPSKRRRRRGEQGIRGWRSFTSVPIGGVSVVIEVGGERIEVLADRGGVVDTRVPVQLAPGWHQATLHTEGSKSVEAPIWIVGPDVHFGIISDVDDTVMVTALPRPLVAAWNTFVLDEHARIPTPGMAVLFERLVRSHPGAPVIYLSTGAWNVAPTLTRFLSRNLYPAGPLLLTDWGPTHDRLFRSGRAHKEENLRRLAGEFPDVRWLLIGDDGQHDEELYARFAAEHPDRVAAIAIRRLSTGEAVLAGGRTKAEQHGADDVPWVSASDGSTIADQLADVGML; this comes from the coding sequence ATGCCGGCGAGCTCCCCAACTCCGGCCGGATCCGTAGAGCGCCAGGTCCGGCATCGCGCCGCGCGCCTCGAAGACTGGGTGCACGAGGTGCGCGAACGCTGGGCTCGCCGTCGCGGACAGGTGCCCACGATCGTCCCGTACACCGGATATGGCTCCACCGATTGGGTGCGCATCTTCTGCCGTGTGCTGCTCAGCCGGCCCGTCGATCCGAACGAACCGTCGAAGCGCCGCCGCCGCCGCGGCGAACAGGGCATCCGCGGCTGGCGCAGCTTCACGAGCGTGCCGATCGGCGGCGTGTCCGTCGTCATCGAGGTCGGCGGTGAGCGCATCGAGGTGCTCGCCGACCGTGGCGGCGTCGTCGACACGAGGGTACCGGTGCAGCTCGCTCCCGGCTGGCACCAGGCGACGCTGCACACCGAAGGCTCCAAGTCCGTCGAGGCGCCCATCTGGATCGTCGGCCCCGATGTGCATTTCGGCATCATCTCCGACGTCGACGACACGGTCATGGTCACCGCGCTGCCGCGGCCCCTCGTGGCAGCGTGGAACACGTTCGTCCTCGACGAGCACGCACGCATCCCCACGCCCGGTATGGCCGTGCTCTTCGAGCGCCTCGTGCGCTCCCACCCGGGAGCGCCGGTGATCTACCTCTCGACGGGCGCGTGGAACGTCGCGCCGACGCTCACGAGGTTCCTCTCACGAAACCTCTATCCGGCCGGGCCGCTCCTGCTCACCGACTGGGGACCGACGCACGACCGCCTCTTCCGCAGCGGCCGTGCGCACAAGGAGGAGAACCTCAGGCGGCTCGCCGGGGAATTCCCCGACGTGCGGTGGTTGCTCATCGGCGATGATGGCCAGCACGACGAAGAGCTCTACGCGCGATTCGCGGCAGAGCATCCGGACCGCGTCGCGGCGATCGCCATTCGCCGTCTGTCGACTGGTGAGGCCGTGCTCGCCGGTGGCCGAACGAAGGCCGAGCAGCACGGAGCAGACGACGTGCCGTGGGTCTCGGCGAGCGACGGCTCGACCATCGCCGACCAGCTCGCCGATGTCGGCATGCTCTGA
- a CDS encoding ABC transporter ATP-binding protein — MIEFRGVTKQFPDGTVAVAGVDIVMPPHKTTVLVGSSGSGKTTLLRMINRMVDPTSGQVLIDGADVATVDPVRLRRGIGYVMQNSGLLPHRKVVDNIATVPLLRGTSKAEARAHALELLDTVGLDRSLADRYPSQLSGGQQQRVGVARGLAVDPNILLMDEPFGAVDPIVRAELQQELLRLQGELGKTVVFVTHDIDEAFLLGDQVVIMQQGGKISQAASPTEILANPADDFVADFVGANRGKRTLHLTQVDGRSVVVDADGRPAGILAQ; from the coding sequence ATGATCGAGTTCCGCGGCGTCACCAAGCAGTTCCCCGATGGCACCGTGGCCGTCGCCGGCGTCGACATCGTCATGCCACCGCACAAGACGACCGTGCTCGTGGGTTCCTCCGGCTCCGGCAAGACCACCCTGTTGCGCATGATCAACCGCATGGTCGACCCCACGAGTGGCCAAGTGCTCATCGACGGAGCGGATGTCGCGACCGTCGACCCTGTGCGGTTGCGTCGCGGCATCGGCTACGTGATGCAGAACTCGGGCCTGCTGCCGCACCGCAAGGTCGTCGACAACATCGCGACCGTGCCGCTCCTGCGCGGCACGAGCAAGGCAGAGGCACGCGCGCACGCGCTCGAACTGCTCGACACGGTGGGCCTCGATCGCTCCCTCGCCGATCGGTATCCGAGCCAACTGTCGGGCGGGCAGCAGCAGCGCGTCGGCGTCGCGCGAGGCCTGGCAGTGGATCCGAACATCCTGTTGATGGACGAGCCGTTCGGGGCGGTCGATCCGATCGTGCGGGCCGAACTGCAACAGGAGTTGCTGCGCCTGCAGGGCGAGCTCGGCAAGACCGTCGTCTTCGTGACGCACGACATCGACGAAGCGTTCCTGCTCGGCGACCAGGTGGTGATCATGCAGCAGGGCGGCAAGATCTCGCAAGCGGCCTCGCCGACGGAGATCCTCGCGAACCCGGCCGACGACTTCGTAGCGGACTTCGTCGGGGCGAACCGCGGCAAGCGGACGCTGCATCTCACCCAGGTCGACGGTCGCAGCGTCGTCGTCGACGCCGACGGCCGCCCGGCTGGGATCCTGGCCCAGTGA
- the hisD gene encoding histidinol dehydrogenase, with protein MLRTIDLRGTRPTQRQLLALVPRAATDVSAALEVARTLIDDVRERGEAALLDQAERLDRVRPSAVRVPAEELQEALAGLAPGIRDAIEHTIARVRAASAAQVPVPETTVLGDGAVIEQRWQPVTRVGLYVPGGKAVYPSSVVMNVVPAQVAGVRSIALASPPQAQFGGRVHPTVAGVAALLGITEVYAMGGAGAIGAFAYGVDGIGLDPVQRVTGPGNVYVAAAKRLVQGVTGIDAEAGPTDILVIADDSADADFVAADLVSQAEHDELAAAVLVTDSAAFADEVLERLAERVAGTKHRDRVREAVIGAQSALVLVDDLVQATDFANAFGPEHLEIQVRDTGDVLSRIENAGAIFVGAYSPVSLGDYAAGSNHVLPTGGQARYAAGLSAATFLRPQQVIRYDEAALREVAPVITALSTEEDLPAHGEAVTARFDRR; from the coding sequence ATGCTGCGAACCATCGACCTCCGCGGAACCCGTCCGACCCAGCGACAGCTGCTCGCGCTCGTGCCGCGTGCCGCGACGGATGTCTCCGCCGCGCTCGAGGTCGCGCGCACGCTCATCGACGACGTGCGAGAGCGGGGTGAGGCCGCGCTTCTCGACCAGGCCGAGCGACTCGACCGGGTGCGACCGTCGGCGGTCCGAGTTCCCGCCGAAGAGCTCCAGGAGGCGCTCGCCGGTCTCGCCCCCGGCATCCGCGATGCCATCGAGCACACCATAGCCCGAGTGCGTGCCGCGAGTGCGGCGCAGGTGCCGGTGCCGGAGACGACCGTGCTCGGCGACGGCGCGGTGATCGAGCAGCGCTGGCAGCCCGTCACCCGCGTCGGCCTCTACGTGCCCGGCGGCAAGGCCGTCTACCCGTCGAGCGTCGTCATGAACGTCGTGCCCGCGCAGGTCGCCGGCGTCCGTTCGATCGCGCTCGCCTCGCCGCCGCAAGCCCAGTTCGGCGGGCGCGTGCACCCAACTGTCGCCGGCGTCGCCGCGCTGCTCGGCATCACCGAGGTCTACGCGATGGGCGGTGCCGGGGCGATCGGCGCGTTCGCCTACGGCGTCGACGGCATCGGGCTCGATCCGGTGCAACGGGTCACCGGTCCCGGCAACGTCTACGTGGCGGCCGCCAAGCGGCTCGTGCAGGGCGTGACCGGCATCGACGCCGAAGCCGGCCCCACCGACATCCTCGTCATCGCCGACGACTCCGCCGACGCCGACTTCGTCGCGGCCGACCTCGTGAGCCAGGCCGAGCACGACGAACTCGCGGCAGCCGTGCTCGTCACCGATTCCGCCGCCTTCGCCGACGAAGTGCTCGAGCGGCTGGCCGAGCGTGTCGCGGGCACGAAGCACCGTGATCGCGTGCGCGAGGCGGTCATCGGCGCGCAGTCCGCCCTCGTGCTCGTCGACGACCTCGTGCAGGCGACCGACTTCGCCAACGCCTTCGGACCGGAGCACCTCGAGATCCAGGTGCGCGACACCGGCGACGTGCTCTCGCGCATCGAGAATGCGGGCGCGATCTTCGTCGGCGCCTACTCGCCGGTCAGTCTCGGCGACTATGCCGCGGGCTCGAACCACGTGCTGCCCACGGGAGGCCAGGCCCGCTATGCCGCCGGACTCTCGGCGGCGACGTTCCTGCGCCCGCAGCAGGTCATCCGCTACGACGAGGCGGCCCTCCGAGAGGTCGCCCCCGTCATCACTGCGCTCTCGACCGAGGAAGACCTCCCCGCACACGGCGAGGCCGTGACGGCGCGCTTCGATCGGCGCTGA
- a CDS encoding TetR/AcrR family transcriptional regulator, translating into MPNIDVILGAESARKRPVRTEPTQRRSTQRLDALLDAAAEIVDETGFERLTTQMVAERAGASIGTVYRYFPDRVAVLHALRERSIRRYRERVADELARVELTNWWDVVDVALEASAASYREEPGFSVVYGAERETAADDIEPEFAHRIARLIEAEFGGEAEPTELRFRLGIAIELGDALISRAFEREASGDERYLAEAKRLVHAYLAEHLGEALRASTAA; encoded by the coding sequence GTGCCGAATATCGACGTGATTCTGGGGGCCGAGTCCGCTCGGAAACGGCCGGTTCGCACAGAGCCCACGCAGCGGCGCAGTACGCAGCGGCTCGACGCCCTGCTCGATGCCGCTGCCGAGATCGTCGACGAGACCGGCTTCGAGCGGCTGACGACGCAGATGGTCGCCGAACGAGCCGGCGCGTCGATCGGCACCGTCTACCGATACTTCCCCGATCGTGTCGCCGTATTGCACGCGCTCCGTGAGCGTTCGATCCGGCGCTATCGCGAGAGGGTCGCCGACGAGCTGGCGCGCGTCGAGCTCACCAACTGGTGGGATGTCGTCGACGTCGCACTCGAAGCGAGCGCGGCCTCGTATCGCGAAGAGCCGGGCTTCAGCGTCGTGTATGGGGCCGAGCGCGAGACGGCGGCCGATGACATCGAGCCCGAGTTCGCGCACCGCATCGCACGCCTCATCGAGGCGGAGTTCGGCGGCGAGGCCGAGCCGACCGAATTGCGTTTCCGGTTGGGCATCGCGATCGAGCTCGGCGACGCGCTCATCAGCCGCGCGTTCGAGCGCGAGGCATCCGGCGACGAGCGCTACCTCGCCGAAGCGAAGCGCCTCGTGCACGCCTATCTCGCCGAGCACCTCGGTGAGGCGCTGCGCGCGAGCACCGCCGCCTGA
- a CDS encoding ABC transporter substrate-binding protein, translated as MITAGKGRLAALAAVAVGATVALAGCASGDPLDGGSADGSPSETIVVGSQDYYSNEIIAELYAQALEENGFTVDRQFRIGQREVYIPEIEGGGIDVFPEYTGNLLQYYVPDTEATTSDDVYAELETSLPEGLRVLDQSPATDQDSYNVTREFSEANGVTSLADLASVTTPLTLGGNSELETRPYGPEGLKEVYGVDVAFTPIEDSGGPLTIKALEDGQVQLVNIYSANPAIASSDLVTLEDPEGLFLASNVVPVVSEKVTDEIAEIINTVSAALTAEDLVELNVLSVDEQQSAEDIAADWLAEQQLF; from the coding sequence ATGATCACAGCAGGAAAAGGCCGGCTCGCTGCCCTCGCAGCGGTCGCGGTCGGGGCGACAGTGGCCCTGGCAGGGTGCGCATCCGGTGATCCACTCGACGGGGGATCGGCCGATGGCAGCCCCTCCGAGACGATCGTCGTCGGTTCGCAGGACTACTACTCCAACGAGATCATCGCCGAGCTGTACGCCCAGGCGCTCGAGGAGAACGGGTTCACCGTCGATCGCCAGTTCCGGATCGGCCAGCGCGAGGTCTACATCCCCGAGATCGAGGGCGGCGGCATCGACGTCTTCCCCGAGTACACGGGCAACCTCCTGCAGTACTACGTGCCCGACACCGAGGCCACGACGAGCGACGACGTATACGCCGAGCTCGAGACCTCTCTGCCCGAGGGACTGCGAGTGCTCGACCAGTCGCCTGCGACCGACCAGGACTCCTACAACGTCACACGGGAGTTCTCCGAGGCGAACGGCGTCACGAGTCTCGCCGATCTTGCGAGCGTGACCACGCCGCTGACGCTCGGGGGCAACTCCGAACTGGAGACCCGACCGTATGGCCCTGAGGGGCTCAAGGAGGTGTACGGCGTCGACGTCGCCTTCACTCCGATCGAAGACAGCGGCGGGCCGTTGACGATCAAGGCCCTGGAAGACGGCCAGGTGCAACTGGTCAACATCTACAGTGCCAACCCGGCGATCGCTTCGAGCGACCTCGTGACGCTGGAGGATCCCGAAGGGCTCTTCCTCGCGTCGAACGTCGTGCCCGTCGTGAGCGAGAAGGTCACCGACGAGATCGCCGAGATCATCAACACGGTCAGTGCCGCGCTCACCGCCGAAGATCTCGTCGAGCTCAACGTCCTGAGTGTCGACGAGCAGCAGTCCGCCGAAGACATCGCTGCCGACTGGCTGGCCGAGCAGCAGCTCTTCTAG
- a CDS encoding ABC transporter permease, giving the protein MNWLWSNLDQVGELILVHLALSVPAIILSFVVSVPIGWVAHRSRWAHGVLLSLVALLYAVPSLALFIALPAVTGLALRSPVNLVIALTLYGMAVMVRTAADAFDAVERDVLQSATAMGYSTAGRFWAVELPLAGPVLLSGLRVVVVSTVSLATVGAVIGVQSLGSLFTDGFQRGIEVEIIAGIVATIVLALGLDWVLVHVGRLLMPWSRPEVKNVRGEPPPVVKRVDAA; this is encoded by the coding sequence GTGAACTGGCTCTGGTCGAACCTCGACCAGGTCGGCGAGCTCATCCTCGTGCACCTGGCATTGTCGGTGCCCGCGATCATACTGAGCTTCGTGGTTTCGGTTCCGATCGGATGGGTCGCCCACCGATCTCGGTGGGCGCACGGCGTGCTGCTGTCGCTCGTGGCACTCCTCTATGCCGTCCCGTCGCTCGCCCTGTTCATTGCGCTCCCCGCAGTGACCGGACTCGCCCTCCGATCGCCCGTGAACCTCGTGATCGCACTCACCCTCTACGGCATGGCCGTGATGGTGCGAACGGCGGCCGACGCGTTCGACGCCGTGGAGCGCGACGTGCTCCAGTCGGCCACGGCGATGGGCTACTCGACGGCCGGGCGCTTCTGGGCCGTGGAGCTTCCGCTCGCCGGCCCGGTGCTCCTTTCAGGCCTTCGGGTCGTCGTGGTGAGCACGGTGAGCCTCGCGACGGTCGGGGCGGTGATCGGGGTGCAGAGCCTCGGCAGTCTCTTCACCGACGGATTCCAGCGCGGCATCGAAGTCGAGATCATCGCCGGTATCGTCGCGACGATCGTGCTCGCGCTCGGGCTCGATTGGGTGCTGGTGCACGTCGGGCGGTTGCTCATGCCCTGGTCACGGCCCGAGGTGAAGAACGTCCGCGGCGAGCCGCCGCCCGTCGTCAAGCGGGTGGATGCCGCATGA